The following proteins come from a genomic window of Blastococcus sp. HT6-30:
- a CDS encoding bifunctional metallophosphatase/5'-nucleotidase, protein MSRQRLASALPLAVLLLLTACQGAAVTPESDAAPGAEQLPDPVTDTQVQLLALNDFHGQLRPPRGAAGTLETGTPGAGADGQPGTEDDGPQLVGGAAHLAATVQQLRADFGGPPEDSLLVAAGDLVGASPFVSGAFRDEPTVEVLDALGLDFSAVGNHEFDRGVAELLRLSGAGDGAHSDDVDACAGVQVDETGCFSDSTGAIFDGAGFGYLAANVVDTGTGAPILPPYAVVQISGGVEVGIVGVATADTPNMVLPAGIAGYRFGDEAEAVNRYAGELQDRGVEAIVLLVHEGGAQEGRYDECAGGLAGTALEEINAAVTPAVDVVISAHTHVAYDCRLPDPAGVPRPVVQAGAHGTGVVDLRFVVGAEGDVRRETVTSAAVPVVRAEPEPEMARIVDYWAGRAAESGADSPVAVLTGDVRRGPAPSSSLGVLVANAMLAAAADGVPGPPPLAAFTSSGSLRADLVVPGGAGGEVRRRHVYAVTSIPYTVDVVTLSGVAVRQALEEQFTADGAFGAFPLEVSGDVSYSYDPGRPVGDRVDPCSLVLAGQRVDPAGAYRIALTSHLRAGSDGYGPFTSGTDALEGPELPEALVEYLATRSPVDPPAPAQVVASSERLSC, encoded by the coding sequence GTGTCCCGACAGCGCCTCGCTTCCGCGCTGCCCCTCGCAGTACTGCTGCTCCTGACCGCCTGCCAGGGTGCCGCGGTCACGCCCGAGAGCGATGCCGCGCCCGGGGCCGAGCAGCTCCCGGACCCGGTCACCGACACCCAGGTCCAGCTGCTGGCCCTCAACGACTTCCACGGGCAGCTGCGACCGCCCCGGGGCGCGGCCGGGACGCTCGAGACGGGCACGCCGGGTGCGGGCGCCGACGGGCAGCCCGGCACCGAGGACGACGGCCCTCAGCTCGTCGGCGGGGCCGCGCACCTGGCGGCGACGGTCCAGCAGCTGCGCGCGGACTTCGGGGGCCCCCCGGAGGACTCGCTCCTGGTCGCCGCGGGCGACCTCGTCGGTGCCTCGCCGTTCGTGTCCGGGGCCTTCCGCGACGAGCCGACCGTCGAGGTGCTCGACGCGCTGGGGCTGGACTTCTCCGCGGTCGGCAACCACGAGTTCGACCGAGGGGTCGCCGAGCTGCTGCGGTTGTCCGGCGCGGGCGACGGCGCGCACTCCGACGACGTGGATGCGTGCGCCGGGGTCCAGGTGGACGAGACCGGGTGCTTCTCCGACAGCACGGGCGCCATCTTCGACGGCGCCGGCTTCGGCTACCTGGCGGCGAACGTCGTCGACACGGGGACCGGTGCGCCGATCCTGCCGCCCTACGCCGTGGTGCAGATCTCCGGCGGCGTCGAGGTCGGCATCGTGGGCGTCGCCACCGCCGACACCCCGAACATGGTGCTGCCGGCCGGGATCGCCGGGTACCGGTTCGGGGACGAGGCCGAGGCGGTGAACCGCTACGCCGGAGAGCTGCAGGACCGCGGGGTCGAGGCGATCGTGCTGCTGGTCCACGAGGGCGGAGCCCAGGAGGGGCGGTACGACGAGTGCGCCGGCGGGCTCGCCGGCACCGCCCTCGAGGAGATCAACGCGGCGGTGACGCCGGCGGTGGACGTCGTCATCAGCGCCCACACCCACGTCGCCTACGACTGCCGGCTGCCGGACCCGGCCGGCGTTCCGCGACCGGTCGTGCAGGCGGGCGCGCACGGGACCGGGGTCGTCGACCTCCGGTTCGTCGTCGGTGCCGAGGGGGACGTGCGGCGCGAGACCGTGACGTCGGCTGCCGTACCGGTCGTCCGTGCCGAGCCGGAGCCGGAGATGGCGCGGATAGTGGACTACTGGGCCGGCCGGGCGGCGGAGAGCGGTGCCGACAGCCCGGTTGCCGTGCTCACCGGGGACGTCCGGCGCGGACCTGCCCCGTCGTCGTCCCTGGGCGTCCTCGTCGCGAACGCGATGCTGGCGGCCGCGGCCGACGGGGTGCCGGGGCCCCCACCGCTCGCCGCGTTCACGAGCAGCGGCAGCCTCCGCGCCGACCTGGTCGTCCCCGGCGGCGCCGGCGGGGAGGTGCGCCGCCGGCACGTCTACGCCGTGACGTCGATCCCGTACACCGTCGACGTCGTGACCCTCTCCGGGGTGGCGGTGCGGCAGGCGCTGGAGGAGCAGTTCACCGCGGACGGCGCATTCGGCGCCTTCCCGCTCGAGGTGTCCGGCGATGTCTCCTACAGCTACGACCCGGGGCGACCGGTGGGCGACCGCGTCGACCCGTGCTCGCTCGTGCTGGCCGGGCAGCGGGTCGACCCGGCGGGGGCCTACCGGATCGCCCTGACCTCCCACCTGCGCGCGGGCAGCGACGGGTACGGGCCCTTCACCTCGGGCACCGACGCGCTCGAGGGGCCGGAGCTCCCGGAGGCGCTGGTCGAGTACCTGGCGACCCGTTCGCCGGTGGACCCTCCGGCTCCCGCGCAGGTGGTCGCCTCGTCGGAGCGGCTCTCCTGCTGA
- the ligA gene encoding NAD-dependent DNA ligase LigA, which translates to MSTDAADLVEPSVTPVGDRADLTEVPDEARTRHRDLSEELDRYAFAYYVRDEPLISDGQYDELMGELEALEAAHPALVTPDSPSQKVNGGFTATFAPVQHLERMQSLDNAFSSDELAAWATRAEREGAAGASYLCELKVDGVAVDLVYEKGRLVRAATRGDGTTGEDVTANVRTMDDVPEQLTGPDVPELLEVRGEIYFPVAAFAEVNATMVEQGRPPFANPRNAAAGSLRQKDPKVTASRPLSLVVHGLGARTGFDPDRQSAAYDRLRALGLPVSDRYEVVEDLEGVWAYIERYREQRHSVAHEIDGVVVKVDQVALQRRLGSTSRAPRWAIAFKYPPEEAMTKLRDIRVNVGRTGRVTPFAFMEPVKVAGSTVQLATLHNASEVVRKGVLIGDTVVIRKAGDVIPEVLGPVVAARTGDEREFVMPTHCPECGTELRPEREGDADIRCPNARSCPAQLRERVFHVAGRGAFDIENLGYEAAIALLQSHLLQDEGDIFFLDGEQLQRSPFFTRKNGALSANGAKLLANLQTRKDVPLWRVLVALSIRHVGPTAAQALARDFRSMDRIMAASEEELAAADGVGPTIARSVRDWFAVDWHCAVVEKWRQAGVRMADAAEDAPPGPLTGVTVVVTGSLRDFSRDQAIAAIQERGGKVTGSVSKRTGFVVVGADPGSKYDKAVQVKAPILDDDGFRVLLDDGPDAAREVATIGDGTDG; encoded by the coding sequence GTGAGCACCGACGCCGCCGACCTCGTCGAGCCCTCCGTTACCCCGGTGGGCGACCGCGCGGACCTCACCGAGGTCCCCGACGAGGCGCGCACGCGCCACCGCGACCTGTCCGAGGAGCTGGACCGGTACGCGTTCGCCTACTACGTGCGCGACGAGCCGCTGATCAGCGACGGTCAGTACGACGAGCTGATGGGCGAGCTCGAGGCGCTGGAGGCCGCGCACCCCGCCCTGGTCACCCCCGACTCGCCCAGCCAGAAGGTCAACGGCGGGTTCACGGCCACCTTCGCCCCGGTGCAGCACCTGGAGCGCATGCAGAGCCTGGACAACGCGTTCAGCAGCGACGAGCTCGCCGCCTGGGCCACCCGCGCCGAGCGGGAGGGCGCCGCGGGGGCGAGCTACCTGTGCGAGCTGAAGGTCGACGGCGTCGCCGTCGACCTGGTGTACGAGAAGGGGCGGCTGGTGCGGGCCGCCACCCGCGGCGACGGGACCACCGGCGAGGACGTCACCGCCAACGTCCGCACGATGGACGACGTCCCGGAGCAGCTCACCGGCCCCGACGTCCCCGAGCTGCTCGAGGTCCGCGGCGAGATCTACTTCCCGGTCGCCGCCTTCGCCGAGGTCAACGCCACGATGGTGGAGCAGGGCCGGCCGCCGTTCGCCAACCCGCGCAACGCCGCTGCCGGGTCCCTCCGGCAGAAGGACCCGAAGGTCACCGCGTCCCGGCCGCTGAGCCTGGTGGTGCACGGGCTCGGCGCTCGGACGGGCTTCGACCCCGACCGGCAGTCGGCGGCCTACGACCGGCTGCGCGCCCTCGGCCTGCCGGTCAGCGACCGGTACGAGGTGGTCGAGGACCTCGAGGGCGTGTGGGCCTACATCGAGCGCTACCGCGAGCAGCGGCACTCGGTCGCGCACGAGATCGACGGCGTCGTGGTGAAGGTCGACCAGGTGGCGCTGCAACGTCGGCTGGGCTCCACCTCCCGCGCGCCCCGGTGGGCGATCGCGTTCAAGTACCCGCCGGAGGAGGCGATGACGAAGCTCCGGGACATCCGGGTCAACGTCGGCCGCACCGGCCGGGTCACGCCGTTCGCGTTCATGGAGCCGGTCAAGGTGGCCGGCTCGACCGTGCAGCTGGCGACGCTGCACAACGCCTCGGAGGTCGTGCGCAAGGGCGTCCTGATCGGCGACACCGTCGTCATCCGCAAGGCCGGCGACGTCATCCCCGAGGTGCTCGGCCCGGTGGTGGCGGCGCGCACGGGCGACGAGCGCGAGTTCGTCATGCCCACGCACTGCCCCGAGTGCGGGACCGAGCTGCGGCCGGAGAGGGAGGGCGACGCCGACATCCGCTGCCCGAACGCCCGGTCCTGCCCCGCCCAGCTGCGGGAGCGGGTCTTCCACGTGGCCGGCCGCGGCGCCTTCGACATCGAGAACCTGGGGTACGAGGCGGCGATCGCACTCCTGCAGAGCCACCTGCTGCAGGACGAGGGTGACATCTTCTTCCTCGACGGGGAGCAGCTGCAGCGCTCCCCGTTCTTCACGAGGAAGAACGGGGCGCTGTCGGCCAACGGGGCCAAGCTGCTCGCCAACCTGCAGACGCGCAAGGACGTCCCGCTGTGGCGGGTCCTGGTGGCGCTCTCCATCCGGCACGTCGGCCCGACCGCCGCCCAGGCGCTGGCCCGCGACTTCCGCTCGATGGATCGCATCATGGCGGCGAGCGAGGAGGAGCTGGCGGCCGCGGACGGCGTCGGGCCCACGATCGCGCGCTCGGTGCGCGACTGGTTCGCCGTCGACTGGCACTGCGCCGTCGTGGAGAAGTGGCGCCAGGCGGGCGTCCGCATGGCCGACGCCGCCGAGGACGCCCCGCCGGGGCCGCTCACCGGCGTCACGGTCGTGGTCACCGGTTCGCTGCGCGACTTCAGCCGCGACCAGGCGATCGCGGCGATCCAGGAGCGCGGGGGCAAGGTCACCGGTTCGGTGTCGAAGAGAACGGGCTTCGTCGTCGTCGGCGCCGATCCCGGCAGCAAGTACGACAAGGCGGTCCAGGTCAAGGCGCCGATCCTCGACGACGACGGCTTCCGGGTGCTGCTGGACGACGGCCCGGACGCCGCCCGCGAGGTCGCGACGATCGGCGACGGCACCGACGGGTGA
- a CDS encoding electron transfer flavoprotein subunit beta/FixA family protein → MNIVVLVKQVPDSGSERKLDPADNTVARASADNVINEMDEYAIEEALTIKEAQGGEVTVLTVGPDSATDAIRKALSMGADKAVHVSDEAIHGSDAVQTSAVLAAALQQLEYDLVLCGAEATDSQMSVMPALLSERLGIPQLSGARKVTIDGGTAKVERQTDGGFWALEAPLPAIISTWDTINEPRYPSFKGIMAAKKKPVETKSLADLGLDAGSVGLASATSKVLDFAGRPPKGEGVKVTDEGDGAQKFVDFLASQKIV, encoded by the coding sequence ATGAACATCGTCGTTCTAGTCAAGCAGGTCCCGGACTCGGGAAGTGAGCGCAAGCTGGACCCGGCCGACAACACCGTCGCCCGTGCGTCCGCCGACAACGTCATCAACGAGATGGACGAGTACGCCATCGAGGAGGCGCTCACCATCAAGGAGGCGCAGGGCGGGGAGGTCACCGTGCTGACCGTCGGCCCCGACTCCGCCACCGACGCCATCCGCAAGGCGCTGTCCATGGGCGCCGACAAGGCCGTCCACGTCAGCGACGAGGCGATCCACGGCTCCGACGCCGTGCAGACCAGCGCCGTCCTGGCCGCGGCCCTCCAGCAGCTCGAGTACGACCTGGTCCTCTGCGGCGCCGAGGCGACCGACAGCCAGATGAGCGTGATGCCGGCGCTGCTGTCCGAGCGGCTGGGCATCCCGCAGCTGTCCGGTGCCCGCAAGGTCACCATCGACGGCGGCACCGCGAAGGTGGAGCGGCAGACCGACGGCGGCTTCTGGGCCCTCGAGGCGCCCCTCCCGGCGATCATCTCGACCTGGGACACGATCAACGAGCCGCGCTACCCCTCCTTCAAGGGGATCATGGCCGCCAAGAAGAAGCCGGTGGAGACCAAGTCGCTGGCCGACCTCGGCCTCGACGCCGGCAGCGTGGGTCTGGCCAGCGCCACCAGCAAGGTGCTCGACTTCGCCGGCCGCCCGCCGAAGGGCGAGGGCGTCAAGGTGACCGACGAGGGCGACGGCGCGCAGAAGTTCGTCGACTTCCTCGCCAGCCAGAAGATCGTCTGA
- a CDS encoding electron transfer flavoprotein subunit alpha/FixB family protein, whose protein sequence is MAEVLVLAELNPAGGGVRKTTLEALTAARALGEPSAVVLGAPGTAAGVKDTLAEYGAATVYVAESEDVDAYLVAPKAEVLAQLVSEKSPAAVVIPSSPEGKEIAARLAIKTGSGFLTDVTEIAPDGTATQAAFAGATIVHSQVTVGTPIYTLRGNSVTPEPAPAAGAEQPVPVSISDAAKQVRVVERVVEQKSNRPELTEASIVVSGGRGVASAENFAIIEGLADSLGGAVGASRAAVDSGFYPHSFQVGQTGKTVSPQLYVAVGISGAIQHRAGMQTSKTIVAINKDPEAPIFELADFGVVGDLNTVVPAATEQINARK, encoded by the coding sequence ATGGCAGAGGTCCTGGTCCTGGCCGAGCTCAACCCGGCCGGCGGCGGAGTCCGCAAGACCACCCTGGAAGCCCTGACCGCGGCGCGTGCGCTCGGTGAGCCGTCGGCCGTCGTGCTCGGCGCGCCGGGCACGGCCGCCGGCGTGAAGGACACCCTCGCGGAGTACGGCGCCGCGACCGTCTACGTCGCCGAGTCCGAGGACGTCGACGCCTACCTGGTGGCCCCCAAGGCCGAGGTGCTGGCGCAGCTGGTGAGCGAGAAGTCGCCCGCCGCCGTCGTCATCCCCTCCTCGCCCGAGGGCAAGGAGATCGCCGCCCGCCTGGCCATCAAGACCGGCAGCGGCTTCCTGACCGACGTCACCGAGATCGCCCCCGACGGCACCGCCACCCAGGCGGCGTTCGCCGGCGCGACGATCGTCCACTCGCAGGTCACCGTCGGCACGCCGATCTACACCCTGCGGGGCAACTCGGTCACCCCCGAGCCGGCTCCGGCCGCCGGCGCCGAGCAGCCCGTGCCGGTGTCGATCAGCGACGCCGCGAAGCAGGTCCGGGTCGTCGAGCGCGTCGTGGAGCAGAAGAGCAACCGCCCCGAGCTCACCGAGGCCTCGATCGTCGTCTCCGGTGGTCGCGGCGTGGCCAGCGCCGAGAACTTCGCGATCATCGAGGGCCTGGCCGACTCGCTCGGCGGTGCCGTCGGCGCCTCCCGTGCCGCGGTCGACTCCGGCTTCTACCCGCACAGCTTCCAGGTCGGGCAGACCGGCAAGACCGTCTCGCCGCAGCTGTACGTGGCCGTCGGCATCTCCGGGGCGATCCAGCACCGCGCCGGCATGCAGACCTCGAAGACCATCGTGGCCATCAACAAGGACCCCGAGGCCCCGATCTTCGAGCTGGCCGACTTCGGTGTCGTCGGCGACCTCAACACGGTCGTCCCCGCCGCCACGGAGCAGATCAACGCGCGCAAGTAG
- the gatC gene encoding Asp-tRNA(Asn)/Glu-tRNA(Gln) amidotransferase subunit GatC, whose product MSTPSPKGRLTRDEVAHLAHLSRLAVSDQELDLFAGQLASVLDAVAQVGKADVADVAPTTHAVPMTNVMRPDVARPSLPRDVVLAGAPAAEDDRFRVPRILGEEA is encoded by the coding sequence ATGAGCACCCCCTCCCCGAAGGGCCGACTGACCCGCGACGAGGTGGCGCACCTGGCGCACCTGTCCCGCCTGGCGGTGAGCGACCAGGAGCTGGACCTCTTCGCCGGTCAGCTCGCCTCCGTGCTGGACGCCGTCGCGCAGGTCGGCAAGGCCGACGTCGCCGACGTGGCGCCCACCACGCACGCGGTGCCGATGACCAACGTCATGCGGCCGGACGTCGCCCGCCCCAGCCTGCCCCGCGACGTCGTCCTCGCCGGTGCTCCCGCGGCGGAGGACGACCGGTTCCGCGTGCCGCGCATCCTGGGGGAGGAGGCATGA
- a CDS encoding ACT domain-containing protein, which translates to MSYLLRLVLPDRPGVLGAVATALGAAGIDIVSLDVLERGHGIAVDDVVVDVPGDRLPDSLITVAQGVPGVQVESLRPFAGPLDTHRELDLLDALARGGDGAAAALLAAELPRVFHSGWAVILDGAGQPAPLEPSAVVAGSEAAPGFAGLTLPWLPLSGPVLLPSDDSWLPERWQEMAIEMMAAPYGAGTRAVVVGRSGGPAFRRSELLRLAHLTGIAATVTHLPPA; encoded by the coding sequence GTGTCCTATCTCCTGCGTCTGGTGCTGCCCGACCGCCCCGGCGTGCTCGGCGCGGTGGCCACCGCGCTGGGTGCCGCCGGCATCGACATCGTGTCCCTGGACGTGCTCGAGCGGGGGCACGGGATCGCCGTCGACGACGTGGTGGTGGACGTTCCCGGCGACCGGCTGCCCGACAGCCTGATCACCGTCGCCCAGGGGGTGCCGGGCGTGCAGGTGGAGTCGCTGCGGCCGTTCGCGGGGCCGCTGGACACCCACCGCGAGCTGGACCTGCTCGACGCGCTGGCCCGCGGCGGGGACGGCGCGGCCGCCGCGCTGCTGGCCGCGGAGCTGCCCCGGGTGTTCCACAGCGGGTGGGCGGTGATCCTCGACGGCGCCGGCCAGCCCGCCCCCCTGGAGCCCTCGGCGGTGGTGGCGGGGTCGGAGGCGGCACCCGGGTTCGCCGGCCTCACGCTGCCGTGGCTACCGCTCTCCGGGCCGGTGCTGCTGCCCAGCGACGACTCGTGGCTGCCCGAGCGCTGGCAGGAGATGGCCATCGAGATGATGGCCGCTCCCTACGGCGCCGGGACCCGGGCCGTCGTGGTCGGCCGCTCGGGCGGCCCGGCGTTCCGCCGCTCGGAGCTGCTCCGGCTGGCCCACCTGACCGGCATCGCGGCCACGGTCACCCACCTGCCGCCCGCCTAG
- the mnmA gene encoding tRNA 2-thiouridine(34) synthase MnmA, translated as MRVLAAMSGGVDSAVAAALAVDAGHDVTGVHLALSQQRQTLRSGSRGCCSVEDSHDARRVADELGIPFYVWDLAERFTEDVVDDFVAEYAAGRTPNPCLRCNEKIKFSAVLERAQALGFDAVVTGHHARLADGALRRSVDAAKDQSYVLGVLTAEQLAAAVFPLGGMTKERVREIAAERGFAVATKADSHDICFIPDGDTRGFLARRLGSRPGPVVDAATGATVGEHDGTYGFTVGQRRGLGVSAGDSRPRYVLGIEPVTRTVTVGTADLAGVDVVGTAAPTWTGAAPALPFRAEVQLRAHGTPVPCAVAAGDDGGLRIELGEQQRGVAAGQSAVLYEPDAERGDRVLGQAVVRSAGKRAAKIAADAPV; from the coding sequence GTGCGGGTCCTGGCCGCCATGAGCGGGGGAGTGGACTCCGCCGTCGCCGCCGCGCTGGCGGTCGACGCCGGCCACGACGTGACCGGGGTGCACCTGGCGCTGTCCCAGCAGCGCCAGACGCTGCGCAGCGGCTCCCGCGGGTGCTGCAGCGTCGAGGACTCCCACGACGCCCGGCGGGTGGCCGACGAGCTCGGCATCCCGTTCTACGTCTGGGACCTCGCCGAGCGCTTCACCGAGGACGTCGTCGACGACTTCGTGGCGGAGTACGCCGCGGGCCGCACGCCGAACCCGTGCCTGCGGTGCAACGAGAAGATCAAGTTCTCGGCGGTCCTGGAGCGGGCGCAGGCGCTCGGCTTCGACGCGGTGGTCACCGGGCACCACGCACGGCTGGCCGACGGCGCGCTGCGGCGGTCCGTGGACGCCGCCAAGGACCAGTCCTACGTCCTCGGGGTGCTCACCGCGGAGCAGCTGGCCGCCGCGGTGTTCCCCCTCGGCGGTATGACGAAGGAGCGGGTGCGGGAGATCGCGGCCGAGCGCGGCTTCGCCGTCGCCACCAAGGCCGACTCCCACGACATCTGCTTCATCCCCGACGGCGACACCCGCGGCTTCCTGGCCCGCCGGCTGGGCAGCCGCCCCGGCCCGGTGGTCGACGCCGCCACCGGGGCGACCGTCGGCGAGCACGACGGCACCTACGGCTTCACGGTCGGTCAGCGACGCGGGCTCGGCGTGAGCGCCGGCGACTCCCGTCCGCGGTACGTGCTCGGCATCGAACCGGTCACCCGCACGGTCACCGTCGGCACCGCCGACCTCGCCGGGGTCGACGTCGTCGGGACGGCGGCGCCCACCTGGACCGGGGCCGCCCCGGCGCTGCCGTTCCGCGCCGAGGTGCAGCTGCGGGCCCACGGCACCCCGGTGCCCTGCGCGGTGGCCGCCGGCGACGACGGCGGGCTGCGCATCGAGCTCGGCGAGCAGCAGCGCGGCGTGGCCGCCGGGCAGTCGGCGGTGCTCTACGAGCCCGACGCCGAGCGCGGTGACCGGGTACTGGGGCAGGCCGTCGTCCGAAGCGCAGGGAAACGCGCGGCGAAGATCGCCGCCGACGCGCCGGTCTGA
- a CDS encoding methionine synthase, which translates to MAASSESTDPATAPVSWGPATGVGSLPGADPAEAVRLVAGELPEFAHLPELPGRGAGSDMLGRSAALLVDLAVDLTPAGWRLVARPGADQRRAEEFLARDLDALHDVAATWTGPLKVQAAGPWTLAAGLERTRGDRAVVDAGARRDLGQSLAEGLAAHVAAVQARVPGAEVVVQLDEPSVPAVVQGGLPTASGFGKLPAVAADVVEQELAAVVRALPGPVVVHCCAPRVPLDLFRAAGAAGLSFDLGLVQDLDAVGTAIEAGVHLLPGVVPGTDAPLPAAKATATRVQAWWRELGFPADDLAAAVTLTPACGLAGATPSYARAAMAQVREAARYLLPE; encoded by the coding sequence ATGGCTGCATCGAGCGAGAGCACGGACCCGGCGACGGCGCCGGTGTCGTGGGGGCCGGCCACCGGTGTCGGCTCCCTGCCCGGCGCCGACCCCGCCGAGGCGGTACGGCTGGTCGCCGGCGAGCTGCCGGAGTTCGCCCACCTGCCCGAGCTGCCCGGCCGGGGCGCCGGCTCGGACATGCTCGGCCGGTCCGCCGCGCTGCTGGTCGACCTCGCGGTGGACCTGACCCCGGCCGGCTGGCGGCTGGTGGCCCGACCGGGAGCGGACCAGCGCCGGGCCGAGGAGTTCCTCGCCCGCGACCTCGACGCGCTGCACGACGTGGCCGCGACCTGGACCGGGCCGCTCAAGGTGCAGGCCGCCGGGCCGTGGACGCTGGCCGCCGGGCTGGAGCGCACCCGCGGCGACCGCGCCGTGGTCGACGCCGGCGCCCGCCGCGACCTGGGCCAGTCGCTGGCGGAAGGCCTCGCCGCGCACGTGGCCGCGGTGCAGGCCCGCGTGCCCGGCGCGGAGGTGGTGGTGCAGCTCGATGAGCCGTCGGTGCCCGCCGTCGTGCAGGGCGGGCTGCCCACCGCCAGCGGGTTCGGCAAGCTGCCCGCGGTCGCCGCCGACGTGGTCGAGCAGGAGCTGGCCGCCGTGGTCCGGGCGCTGCCGGGGCCGGTGGTCGTGCACTGCTGCGCGCCCCGGGTGCCGTTGGACCTGTTCCGCGCCGCCGGCGCCGCGGGTCTCTCCTTCGACCTCGGCCTGGTGCAGGACCTCGATGCGGTCGGCACCGCGATCGAGGCCGGCGTGCACCTGCTGCCCGGCGTCGTCCCCGGCACCGACGCGCCCCTGCCGGCGGCGAAGGCGACGGCGACCCGGGTCCAGGCGTGGTGGCGCGAGCTCGGCTTCCCGGCTGACGACCTGGCGGCGGCGGTGACGCTGACGCCGGCGTGCGGGCTGGCCGGCGCCACCCCGTCGTACGCCCGCGCGGCCATGGCGCAGGTCCGCGAGGCCGCGAGATACCTGCTGCCGGAGTGA
- a CDS encoding cysteine desulfurase family protein — MTVTWPTSASEEAGVTYLDHAATTPMLPEVLAAMTEQLGRVGNASSLHASGRAARRAAEQARERLAEALGARPSEVLFTGGGTESDNLAVKGLFWARRAADSRRRRIVVSPAEHHAVLDSVEWLAKHEGAEVTWLPVEPSGRVTPAALAEALGDGADVAVASVMWANNEIGTVSDIPALAATAHDVGVPLHTDAVQAVGQVLVDFGATGADALTMTAHKLGGPMGAGALLLRRDAECTPLLHGGGQERDVRSGTLDVAAIVGLAVAAATAVEARVERAAELSRLRDRLVAGVVGQVPDAQLNGAALDDVVRSGPGRLPGNAHLSFPGAEGDALLMLLDARGIECSTGSACSAGVARPSHVLLAVGAEPDRARSSLRFSLGHTSTDADVDAVLEVISPVVERARRAGMGRR, encoded by the coding sequence ATGACGGTCACGTGGCCGACGAGCGCCAGCGAGGAGGCCGGGGTGACGTATCTCGACCACGCGGCGACCACGCCGATGCTGCCCGAGGTGCTGGCCGCGATGACCGAGCAGCTCGGCCGCGTCGGCAACGCCTCGTCGCTGCACGCCAGCGGCCGCGCCGCCCGGCGGGCCGCCGAGCAGGCCCGTGAGCGGCTGGCCGAGGCGCTGGGCGCCCGGCCGTCGGAGGTGCTGTTCACCGGCGGCGGCACCGAGAGCGACAACCTCGCCGTCAAGGGGCTGTTCTGGGCCCGGCGGGCGGCCGACTCCCGCCGTCGCCGGATCGTGGTGAGCCCGGCCGAGCACCACGCCGTCCTCGACAGCGTGGAGTGGCTGGCCAAGCACGAGGGCGCCGAGGTCACCTGGCTGCCGGTCGAGCCCTCCGGCCGGGTGACGCCCGCAGCGCTGGCCGAGGCGCTGGGCGACGGCGCCGACGTCGCCGTGGCGAGCGTGATGTGGGCCAACAACGAGATCGGCACGGTCAGCGACATCCCCGCCCTCGCCGCCACCGCCCACGACGTGGGCGTGCCGCTGCACACCGACGCCGTGCAGGCCGTCGGGCAGGTGCTGGTCGACTTCGGCGCCACCGGCGCGGACGCCCTGACCATGACCGCGCACAAGCTCGGCGGCCCGATGGGCGCCGGGGCGCTGCTGCTGCGCCGGGACGCCGAGTGCACCCCGCTGCTGCACGGGGGCGGCCAGGAGCGCGACGTCCGCTCCGGCACCCTCGACGTCGCCGCGATCGTCGGGCTGGCGGTGGCCGCGGCCACCGCGGTCGAGGCCCGGGTGGAGCGGGCCGCCGAGCTGTCCCGGCTGCGCGACCGGCTCGTCGCCGGCGTCGTCGGGCAGGTGCCCGACGCCCAGCTCAACGGCGCAGCGCTGGACGACGTGGTGCGCTCCGGCCCGGGCCGGCTGCCCGGCAACGCGCACCTGTCCTTCCCCGGCGCGGAGGGCGACGCGCTGCTCATGCTGCTCGACGCCCGGGGGATCGAGTGCTCGACGGGCTCGGCGTGCAGTGCCGGGGTGGCCCGGCCGAGCCACGTGCTGCTGGCGGTCGGCGCCGAGCCCGACCGGGCCCGCAGCTCGCTGCGGTTCAGCCTGGGGCACACGAGCACCGATGCCGACGTCGACGCCGTGCTCGAGGTGATCTCCCCCGTCGTGGAGCGCGCCCGCCGCGCCGGCATGGGACGGCGCTGA